Proteins co-encoded in one Meiothermus sp. CFH 77666 genomic window:
- a CDS encoding FAD-dependent oxidoreductase, translating into MEHSPDVLIVGAGLAGLAAGRDLARAGLSVHMLDKSRGVSGRAATRWLELDGRIVRVDHGAQYFTAKNDPLRILIPDLVKHGIVREWAQGFPILRHNGIKSRTAGHPRYVCPDGMSTLGKVFLQGLESQDTPLPLETKSLVTGLHKSNEAGWKVWLEDGQVRSGRTLVLNMPAPQALELADKWLKPEVRIALQAVRYAPCWAAILVLERLPYLDWVGLEIEHPVLAWAALDHTKRAVPDPPVLVLHASAEWSQKHLELSPTEALSQIIEAARELFGDWVGQCRTAMAHRWRYALPTQTHPWPFLAQDNLVFCGDWCGGPRIEGALESGWAAAEYLIEYLKP; encoded by the coding sequence ATGGAGCACTCACCCGATGTATTGATTGTGGGCGCGGGTCTGGCCGGGTTAGCCGCCGGGCGGGATCTGGCTCGAGCCGGACTGAGCGTGCATATGCTGGACAAGTCCCGAGGGGTTTCGGGGCGAGCCGCGACCCGCTGGCTAGAGCTAGACGGCAGAATTGTGCGGGTAGACCACGGCGCGCAGTATTTCACCGCCAAAAACGACCCGCTGCGCATCCTGATTCCTGATCTGGTCAAGCATGGCATCGTGCGCGAGTGGGCCCAGGGTTTTCCCATCTTAAGACATAACGGTATCAAGTCGCGCACTGCCGGGCACCCCCGTTATGTCTGCCCGGACGGCATGAGCACCCTGGGCAAGGTTTTTTTGCAAGGGCTGGAGTCGCAAGACACACCATTGCCCCTGGAAACCAAATCCCTGGTGACGGGTCTGCATAAAAGTAACGAAGCCGGTTGGAAGGTATGGCTCGAGGATGGGCAGGTTCGCTCAGGCCGCACACTGGTACTCAACATGCCGGCCCCGCAAGCCCTCGAGCTGGCCGACAAATGGCTCAAACCGGAAGTACGAATAGCCTTGCAGGCCGTGCGCTATGCCCCCTGCTGGGCGGCTATTCTGGTGCTCGAGCGTCTGCCCTACCTGGACTGGGTGGGGCTAGAAATCGAGCACCCGGTGCTGGCCTGGGCGGCCCTCGACCACACCAAGCGGGCCGTACCAGACCCCCCGGTACTGGTGCTTCATGCCTCGGCAGAGTGGAGCCAGAAACACCTGGAGCTCTCCCCTACCGAGGCGCTGAGCCAGATCATCGAGGCGGCCCGGGAACTCTTTGGCGACTGGGTAGGACAGTGCCGCACCGCCATGGCCCATCGCTGGCGCTATGCCCTGCCCACCCAGACCCATCCCTGGCCCTTTCTGGCCCAGGACAACCTGGTTTTTTGCGGAGACTGGTGTGGCGGCCCGCGAATTGAAGGGGCCCTCGAGAGCGGCTGGGCTGCTGCCGAATACCTGATTGAATACCTCAAACCCTAG